In a genomic window of Quercus lobata isolate SW786 chromosome 4, ValleyOak3.0 Primary Assembly, whole genome shotgun sequence:
- the LOC115986154 gene encoding putative disease resistance protein RGA1, with product MADTLLIDLFKQLGSIAVQLAKQEINLLVGVDEEVQKLRGKLGMIKAMLDDAEERHAVKLRTEKFWLEQLQNQYYEMDDILDTWNTARIRAEIEKEEGKPADTNAPVVVKKKVCSFIPSPSCCFNLPLRHDVGHMIRKLNEKLDMIFKDKATYGIDFNRQPDVVERPTTTSFVDVSQIFGRNSYRDDPLKNMLGVGSLEETNSYCVISLVGLGGIGKTTLAQLAYNHHDVQAHFQKRMWICVSDPFDQCNVAKAIIKEVDPDHGPLNDTNLQTLLSKIHDLIKHKKYFLVLDDVWTEDFQKWEPFKIALKNDVQGSRILVTTRKQRAAEVMGSVLTINLKVLSDEDCWSIFSKIAFSNEEQLKYLEDIGRKLASKCKGLPLAAKTLGSLMQNKRSTEQWNNILDSHMWELEDIEKGLLAPLLLSYYELPSTMRRCFSSCAVFPKDHLFSRDQLLFHWMAQGYIESKANMELEDIVEEYFEKLAMRSFFQDFREYDYAYARILSFKMHDIVHDFAQFMTKNESFEIDGDKKLEIDCQSARHLRLEISKEMQCLESIYHAKSLRTLFLLSHFEN from the exons ATGGCTGATACACTACTCATTGATCTCTTCAAGCAATTGGGTTCAATCGCTGTTCAGCTTGCTAAGCAAGAGATCAACTTGCTAGTTGGCGTTGATGAGGAAGTCCAAAAGCTTCGAGGCAAGCTCGGAATGATCAAGGCAATGCTGGACGATGCTGAGGAAAGACATGCTGTGAAGCTGCGTACTGAGAAGTTTTGGTTAGAGCAGCTCCAAAACCAGTACTACGAGATGGATGACATCTTGGACACCTGGAACACTGCAAGGATCAGAGCAGagattgagaaagaagaaggaaaaccaGCTGATACTAACGCTCCTGTTGTTGTCAAGAAGAAGGTATGCTCCTTCATCCCATCTCCATCATGTTGTTTTAACCTTCCTCTGCGTCATGATGTTGGTCACATGATAAGAAAACTGAATGAAAAGttagatatgattttcaaaGACAAAGCAACCTATGGGATTGACTTTAATAGGCAACCTGATGTAGTTGAGAGACCAACAACTACGTCCTTTGTGGATGTGTCCCAAATATTTGGCCGTAATAGTTATAGGGATGATCCACTAAAAAACATGTTAGGTGTGGGTAGTCTAGAAGAAACAAATTCTTATTGTGTCATTTCCTTAGTGGGTTTGGGCGGTATTGGAAAAACAACTCTTGCCCAATTAGCCTACAATCATCATGATGTGCAAGcccattttcaaaaaagaatgtGGATTTGTGTTTCTGATCCATTCGATCAGTGCAATGTTGCCAAAGCAATCATTAAAGAGGTTGACCCTGATCATGGACCCCTCAATGATACTAATTTGCAAACTCTCTTGAGTAAAATTCATGATTTGATTAAGCACAAGAAGTATTTTCTTGTCTTAGATGATGTGTGGACTGAAGACTTCCAAAAATGGGAGCCTTTCAAAATTGCTCTAAAAAATGATGTTCAGGGTAGTAGAATTCTAGTAACCACACGTAAACAAAGAGCTGCAGAGGTGATGGGGAGTGTCCTCACAATAAATTTGAAGGTATTGTCTGATGAAGATTGCTGGTCGATTTTTAGTAAAATAGCATTTTCTAATGAGGAGCAACTTAAGTATCTAGAAGATATTGGTAGAAAACTAGCAAGTAAGTGTAAAGGCTTACCACTCGCTGCAAAGACTCTAGGTAGCCTAATGCAGAATAAGAGAAGTACAGAACAATGGAATAACATTTTGGATAGTCATATGTGGGAATTAGAAGATATTGAAAAAGGCCTCTTGGCACCATTGTTATTGAGTTATTATGAACTACCCTCAACAATGAGACGTTGTTTCTCATCTTGTGCTGTCTTTCCAAAAGATCATCTCTTTTCTAGAGATCAATTGTTATTCCATTGGATGGCACAAGGATATATTGAGTCAAAGGCAAATATGGAGTTGGAAGACATAGTGGaagaatattttgaaaagttaGCCATGCGCTCTTTCTTCCAAGATTTTAGAGAATATGATTATGCGTATGCCAGGATATTAAGTTTCAAAATGCACGATATAGTGCATGACTTTGCccaatttatgaccaaaaatgAATCCTTCGAAATTGATGGTGATAAGAAGTTGGAGATAGATTGTCAAAGTGCTCGTCATTTACGCTTAGAAATTTCTAAGGAAATGCAATGCCTTGAATCCATCTATCATGCAAAAAGTCTACgcactctctttcttctttcgc ACTTTGAAAATTGA
- the LOC115984333 gene encoding putative disease resistance RPP13-like protein 1, producing MENVVNVDEAHNAQLKDKIHLRGLALMFHEPEGRMENDRMENDVKVLTALELPPNLQRLTIRGHEGNTIYPNLPTLGQLPFLEVLDIGGLDNVKKVGDEFLGIEDSKNKKDYGIIFPNLKSLRFLWMRNWEEWIGMGGTGEEEEENDNGIVTNPITMPRLQSLTIEGCHRLKSLPNYLLTAPLLKKLVIYRSRLLQERYQRGTGENWHKISHISNIMLDGKVVQIDGEPQFYSKTSNQQNEFGSEISDKDDVGAGSAECVVDERVEVDNDEGPEICDADR from the exons ATGGAAAATGTGGTAAATGTGGATGAGGCTCATAATGCACAATTGAAAGATAAAATACATCTCCGTGGATTGGCGCTAATGTTTCACGAACCTGAAGGAAGAATGGAGAATGACAGAATGGAGAATGACGTAAAAGTATTGACTGCCTTAGAGCTACCACCAAACTTGCAACGTTTAACAATTAGGGGCCACGAGGGCAACACAATTTATCCTAATTTGCCTACTTTGGGGCAGTTGccattccttgaagtattagATATAGGAGGGCTTGATAATGTGAAGAAGGTGGGAGATGAATTTCTGGGAATAGAAGAttccaaaaacaagaaagaCTACGGCATCATATTCCCAAACCTGAAATCTCTCCGATTTTTATGGATGAGAAACTGGGAAGAATGGATTGGGATGGGAGGAAcgggagaagaagaagaagaaaatgataatgGTATTGTTACAAATCCGATAACAATGCCACGTCTTCAGTCCTTGACAATTGAAGGCTGCCACAGGCTAAAGTCTCTGCCAAACTACTTGCTTACTGCTCCATTATTGAAGAAATTGGTGATTTATCGTTCACGGCTTCTTCAAGAACGTTACCAAAGAGGGACCGGAGAGAACTGGCACAAGATTTCTCATATCTCTAACATCATGTTGGATGGGAAGGTGGTGCAAATAGACGGTGAACCCCAGTTTTATTCAAAG ACCTCAAATCAACAAAATGAATTTGGATCAGAAATCAGTGACAAAGATGATGTTGGGGCTGGCTCAGCTGAGTGTGTGGTGGATGAACGAGTGGAAGTAGACAATGATGAGGGTCCAGAGATCTGTGATGCAGACAGATAA